A window of the Citrus sinensis cultivar Valencia sweet orange chromosome 9, DVS_A1.0, whole genome shotgun sequence genome harbors these coding sequences:
- the LOC102607632 gene encoding wall-associated receptor kinase 2-like isoform X7, whose product MPFRYTTKLVVLLLVLLRASAAAAHAQPEPGCPSRCGDVEIPYPFGTRPGCFLNKYFVITCNETHYNPPKPFLGDSNVEVVNITTNGRMNVMHFNARDCYDRKGNSEAGNGAILSLSKFITVSNTENKFVVIGCDSSGFVSGYLVGGKTYSSGCSSACKSFDDVTNGSCTGIGCCQIEIPRGLRELDVKARSFNNHKYVSSFNPCTYASVVDQSRFNFSSNYLVREGTPRMFPIVLDWEIITDKTCEEEKLCGQNASCDKPEDNNNTSSGYHCKCNEGYKGNPYLSDGCQDVNECEDPSLNNCTRTHICDNIPGSYTCRCRKGFHGDGTKDGRGCIPNQNTALKVALGVGISFVFATMIISWLHFLWKRRRYMKLKEKFFEQNGGRILQRELSKLQGQSSEKAKIFTEEEIKRVTNNYANVIGRGGSGDVYKGFLPDRTPVAVKKSNIVDHKKNDEFINELVVVSQINNRNVVRLLGCCLETQVPLLVYEFVGNGTLFEHIHEKDKGKATNNLSWEVRLKIAAETAGALSYLHSETNVPIIHRDVKSANILLDEKYTAKIFDFGASKLVPIDEIIKNTILKGTSGYLDPESCQTSKLTDKSDVYSFGVVLAELLTGEKALMSDGQEERSLAMHFLSSLEQNRLLEILDGRIVNDGNKKQLKEVARLTARCLSVRGKERPTMREVALELKGQYF is encoded by the exons ATGCCTTTCCGATATACAACAAAGCTGGTGGTGCTGCTGCTAGTACTGCTACGAGCAAGTGCAGCTGCCGCTCATGCTCAACCCGAGCCCGGCTGCCCCAGCCGTTGTGGAGACGTCGAGATCCCGTATCCATTCGGTACAAGGCCTGGTTGTTTTCTGAACAAATACTTTGTCATCACTTGTAACGAAACTCATTACAACCCACCCAAACCATTTTTAGGGGACTCAAATGTCGAAGTTGTCAACATAACCACCAACGGTCGGATGAATGTCATGCATTTCAATGCCCGTGACTGCTATGACCGTAAGGGCAATTCAGAAGCCGGAAACGGGGCTATTCTCTCTCTGTCCAAGTTCATCACCGTCTCTAACACGGAAAACAAGTTTGTAGTCATTGGCTGTGACAGTTCCGGTTTCGTTAGTGGCTACTTAGTAGGTGGGAAAACATACAGTTCCGGGTGCTCGTCCGCGTGCAAAAGCTTCGACGATGTCACCAACGGATCCTGCACCGGCATTGGATGTTGCCAGATTGAGATTCCTAGAGGGCTGAGAGAACTCGACGTGAAAGCACGCAGCTTTAACAATCACAAATATGTGTCCTCATTCAATCCATGCACTTATGCGTCTGTTGTTGATCAAAGCCGGTTCAATTTCTCCTCCAATTATCTTGTCAGGGAGGGCACACCAAGGATGTTTCCTATAGTGCTTGATTGGGAAATAATCACAGATAAAACATGCGAAGAAGAAAAGCTATGTGGACAGAATGCATCATGTGATAAACCCGAGGATAACAACAATACTTCTTCCGGCTATCATTGCAAATGCAACGAAGGTTACAAAGGCAATCCATACCTCTCTGATGGTTGCCAAG ATGTTAATGAATGCGAAGACCCAAGCCTCAATAACTGCACGCGCACGCACATATGTGATAACATACCAGGAAGTTACACATGTCGCTGCCGCAAGGGGTTTCATGGAGACGGCACAAAAGATGGACGAGGTTGTATACCTAATCAAAATACTGCACTAAAGGTGGCTCTAG GGGTTGGCATAAGCTTTGTATTTGCGACTATGATCATCTCTTGGCTTCACTTTCTGTGGAAGAGAAGAAGGTACATGAAActcaaagaaaaattctttGAGCAAAATGGTGGGCGTATTCTACAACGAGAGTTGTCTAAATTGCAAGGTCAATCTTCTGAGAAGGCAAAAATTTTCACGGAAGAAGAAATCAAGAGGGTGACAAACAACTATGCCAACGTGATCGGCCGCGGAGGCTCTGGCGACGTATACAAAGGATTTTTACCAGACAGAACCCCAGTTGCCGTAAAGAAGTCCAATATCGTTGATCATAAAAAGAATGATGAATTCATCAATGAACTGGTTGTGGTCTCGCAGATAAACAACAGAAATGTGGTAAGGCTATTAGGTTGCTGTTTGGAGACACAAGTGCCTTTATTAGTTTACGAATTTGTCGGCAATGGCACCCTCTTTGAGCATATTCATGAGAAAGACAAAGGAAAGGCTACAAATAACCTTTCCTGGGAAGTACGGCTGAAGATAGCAGCAGAAACTGCGGGAGCGCTTTCATATTTGCATTCTGAAACTAATGTTCCAATAATTCACAGAGACGTCAAGTCTGCCAACATACTCTTGGATGAAAAGTATACtgcaaaaatttttgattttggagCTTCAAAATTGGTTCCGATTGAcgaaattataaaaaacacGATTTTGAAAGGTACTTCTGGGTACTTAGATCCTGAGTCTTGTCAGACTTCCAAGTTGACGGACAAAAGTGATGTTTACAGCTTTGGAGTTGTCCTTGCCGAGCTACTGACGGGAGAGAAGGCACTTATGTCGGATGGGCAGGAGGAGAGAAGTCTGGCtatgcattttctttcttcattggAACAGAATCGTTTACTTGAGATTCTCGATGGTCGTATTGTAAACGATGGCAATAAGAAACAGCTCAAGGAAGTGGCCAGGCTAACGGCTAGGTGCTTGAGTGTGAGAGGCAAGGAGAGGCCTACAATGAGGGAAGTAGCGTTGGAATTGAAAGGTCAGTACTTTTGA